The Pseudomonas aeruginosa genome includes the window GGACGCCGGCTACGTGGTGCGGCGCAACACGCGCATGAGCGTGCATTACGAAGACGGCATCATCGACGAACTGCTCACCCTGCAGCCCAGCCGCCAGTTGGAGATCCTCCACTCGCGTTTCCCGCCGGGCACCTACAGCCAGCAGAGCTACAGCCATGAGGGCGAGGAAGCCGGCTACATCCTCAGCGGAATCTTCGAACTCTGGGTCGGCGACCGCCATTTCCAGCTCCGCGAGGGCGACAGCTTCAGCTACTCCAGCCAGGAACCGCATCGCTACGGCAACCCGGGCGACAGCGATACCCTGGTGCTCTGGGTGATCACCCCGCCGACGTTCTGAAACGCCCTGTCGCGATGCAGGGCCAGGGGAGGGCCGACGGGGCGAGCGCTACCCGCCGCGCCCGAGCAACCGCGCCAACCCCGCCAGCAGCCGCTCCAGGGCGCCCTGGTTGTTGCGCAGCACCTTCTCTCCGGCAGTGGCCATGGCCGTCGCGACCTCCGGCTGCGCCCACAGGCGCGCGAGGCCGTCGCACAGCTCGCCGGCATCCGTCACCTCGAGCAGCGCCCCGGCGTCGCGCAATTGCGCGGCGATGTCGAGGAAGTTGAACAGGTGCGGACCGGCGAACACCGGCTTGCCCAGGGCCGCCGGCTCCAGCAGGTTGTGCCCGCCGTTGGGCACCAGGCTGCCGCCGACGAAAGCGATGTCGGCCAGGGCATAGAGGAACAGCAGCTCGCCCATGGTATCGCCGAGCAGCACCTGGGTCGCGCGTGCCACCGGCTCGCCGCCGGAGCGCCGGACCGTGGCGAAGCCTTCGCGGCGGCATAGCTCGTGGACGCCGGCGAAGCGTTCCGGATGGCGCGGCACCAGGATCAGCAACGCGTCGGGACGCGTTTCCAGCAGGCGCCGGTGGGCTGCCAGGACGATCTCGTCCTCGCCGGCATGGGTGCTGGCGGCGATCCACAGCGGTCGCGCCGTCGCGTCCCATTCCTCGCGCAGGGCGGCAGCGGCCAGCGGCAGCTGCGGGTCGATGCGCAGGTCGAACTTGATCGAGCCGGTCACGCTGACGCACTCAGGACGCGCGCCGAGACGACGGAAGCGCTCGGCCTCGGCCTCGGTCTGCACGGCGATCCAGGACAGCTCGGCGAGCATCGGCCGGGTCAGCCCGGCGAAGCGCGCGTAGCCACGCGCCGAGCGCTCGGACAGGCGCGCATTGGCCAGCGCCACCGGGATCCCGCGCACGGCGCAGGCATGGATATGGTTGGGCCACAGCTCGGTTTCCATGATCACCGCCAGGCGCGGCCGCACCCGGTCGAGGAAGCGCGCCGCCGCCCAGGGCAGGTCGTAGGGCAGGTAGCAGTGCCGGACCTGCTCGCCGAACAATGCGCGGATGCGCTCCGAGCCGGTCGGGGTCATGCAGGTGACGGTGACCGGCAGCTGCGGATGGCGCTCCAGCAGCGCCCGCACCATCGGCGCGGCGGCGATGCTCTCGCCCACCGAGACGGCGTGCACCCAGATGCCGCCGGGCGGCACCTCGGGCAAGGACAGGGAAAAACGCTCGCCGATGCGCTTGGCATAGGCCGGCGCCTGGCGCGCGCGCCACCACAGGCGCAACGCCACCAGCGGCAAGCCGAGGTGGAACAGCAGGGTATAGAGGGTACGGTTCATGGGCGCGCAGCTTAGCAAAACTCCCGCCGACCGGCTCAGCCGATGGCGCGCAGGTGGCGGGTGAAGGTTTCGCCGAGCCAGGCCGCCGCCGGGCCGAGCACCTCGTTGCGCCGCCAGACCAGTTCGACCACCAGCGCCGGCGGCGTCCAGTCGCTGGTCAGCTCCACCATCAGCCGGTCGTAGGTGGGGTACTGCACCACGTGCCGCGGTAGCCAGGCCCAGCCGAGGTTGCGCATCAGCAGCTCGGCCATGGAATAGAAGCTGTCCAGCCGCCAGACCTGCGGGCTGATCTGCTCGCCGCCCGGATAGCCGCTCTGCTGGGGCACGATCAAAAGTTGCCGGTGCTGTGCCAGCTCGCGGCGACTGACCCGTTGCAGCCCGGCCAGCGGGTGGCCGGCACCGCACACCGTGACCATCTCGACGCTGCCGAGGCGCCGCCGCTCCAGCGACTCAGGCATGCGCTCATGGTGGAACAGCAGGCCGAGGTCAGCCTGCTCCTCGAGCAAACGACGGGTGACGTCACCCTGGCCGCCGCTGGACACCTGCACCTCCAGACTGGGAAAGCGCTGCGCCAGCGCTTCCAGGCTGTCCAGCACCGGCTGGTAGGGCATCGCCTCGTCCTGGGCCAGGCGCAGCCGCGGCTCCTCGCCGCGCGCCAGCCCCAGCGCGCGCCCCTGCAGGCGCTCGCACTGGCGCAGCACCTCGCGCGCCTCCGCCAGCAGCACCCGGCCCTCGTCGGTCAGGCGCGGCTGGCGTCCGCTGCTGCGTTCGAACAGGGTGACGCCGAGGTCCGCCTCCAGCAGCGCGATGCCGTTGCTCACCGCCGATTGCACCCGCTTCAGTTCGCGGGCGGCGGCAGAGAACGACTGGCGCTCGGCGACGCTGACGAACAGGCGGATCTGCTCCAGGTTCCACTGCATAACCTATCTCCAATACAGATAGGTAACGACTTTATCCCATCCGCCGGCTCCCTAGAATGGCCGCAGTTTCCGGAGGACCCCGCCATGACCAATTATCTCTACCTCGCCATCGCCATCGCCGCCGAAGTGGTCGCCACCACCTCGCTGAAAGCCGTCGCCGGATTCAGCAAGCCACTGCCGCTGCTGCTGGTGGTGGGCGGCTACGTGCTCGCCTTCAGCATGCTCGTGCTGGTCATGCGCACCCTGCCGGTCGGCGTGGTCTACGCCATCTGGTCCGGGCTCGGCATCGTCCTGGTCAGCCTGGTGGCGATGTTCGTCTACGGCCAGCGCCTGGACCCCGCGGCCCTCCTCGGTATCGGCCTGATCATCGCCGGCGTGCTGGTGATCCAGTTGTTCTCCCGCGCTTCGGGGCACTGAACGACCGTCGCGGGCGCAGGTTGTATACTGCGCCCTTTCCGTTCCCGATAAGGCAGCCCCATGCCCCAAGCCCTTTCCACCGACATCCTCATCGTTGGCGGCGGTATCGCCGGCCTCTGGCTGAACGCCCGCTTGCGCCGGGCCGGCTACGCCACCGTGCTGGTGGAAAGCGCCAGCCTCGGCGGCGGACAGAGCGTGAAGTCGCAGGGGATCATCCACGGCGGCGCCAAGTACGCCCTGCATGGTGCCCTGACCGGCGCCTCCGAAGCCATCGCCGACATGCCGCGGCGCTGGCGCGCCTGTCTCGGCAGCGACGGCGAACTCGACCTGCGGGGCGTGCGCCTGCTTTCCGAGGCGCACTACCTGTGGTCGCCGGGCGGCCTGGCCGGCAGCCTTACCAGCTTCTTCGCCAGCAAAGCGGTGCGCAGCCGGGTCGAGCAGGCCAAGGGCGAGGGTTTGCCTCCGGCGCTGCGCGACAAGGGGTTCAAGGGCAAGGCCTACCGCCTCACGGAAATCGTCTTCGACGTCCCCGACCTGATTCGCCGCCTGGCGGAACTGGCCGGCGACAGCCTGCTCGCCGGCGAACGCATCGAACCGCTGCGCGAAGGCCGGGAACTGGCCGGCCTGTGCGTCGACGGCCGGGAGATCCGTGCCCAGCGCGTGGTGCTCAGCGCCGGTGCCGGCAACGAGGCGCTGCTCCGCGAACTGGGCCTGGAACAACCGGCCATGCAGCGGCGGCCGCTGCACATGGTGATGGTCAAGGCGGCGACCCTGAAACCGCTGTACGCCCACTGCCTGGGGGCAGGGCCGAAGCCACGGATCACCGTGACCACCCATCCGACCCGCGACGGCCAGTCGGTCTGGTACCTCGGCGGCGACATCGCCGAAGCCGATGGCGTGGCCCGCGACGAAGCCGCGCAGATCGCCGAAGCGCGTCGCGAACTGGCAAAGCTGCTGCCCTGGATCGACCTCGGCCAGGCGCAGTGGGCCACCTTGCGGGTGGATCGCGCCGAGCCGGCACAGTCCAACCTGTTGCGCCCGGACAACGCCTTCCTCGCCGAACAGGGACGCCTGCTGGTCGGCTGGCCGACCAAGCTGGCGCTGGCCCCTGACTTCGCCGACCGGGTCTGCGCCCGCCTGGAAGAAGACGGCATCCGCCCCAGCGAACATGCCGCGCTGCCGCAACTGCCGCGTCCGCCGCTCGCCGAACCGGCCTGGGAGGTGGCCTTCGCATGATCAGGGATACCCTCCACGACCTGCACCGCCCGCTGGGCGACACCGGCCTGGCCGTTTCGCCGCTGGGCCTGGGCACCGTCAAGTTCGGCCGCGACCAGGGAGTGAAGTACCCTTCCGGCTTCACCATCCCCGACGACCGCGAAGCCGCCGACCTGCTGGCCCTGGCCCGCGACCTCGGCATCAACCTGATCGACACCGCCCCGGCCTACGGCCGCAGCGAGGAACGCCTCGGCCCGCTGCTGCGCGGCCAGCGCGAACATTGGGTGATCGTCAGCAAGGTCGGCGAAGAGTTCGTCGACGGCCAGTCAGTCTTCGACTTCTCCGCCGCGCATACCCGGCGCTCCGTCGAACGCAGCCTGAAGCGCCTGGAGACCGAGCGGATCGAGCTGGTGCTGGTGCATTCCGATGGCAACGACCTGGATATCCTCGAGAACAGCGAGGTCTACCCGACTCTCGCCGCGCTCAAGCGCGAGGGCCTGATCGGCGCCTACGGACTCTCCGGCAAGACCGTCGAAGGTGGCCTGCGCGCCCTGCGCGAGGGCGATTGCGCGATGGTCACCTACAACCTGAACGAGCGCGCCGAGCGCCCGGTCATCGAGTACGCCGCGGCCCATGCCAAGGGCATCCTGGTGAAGAAGGCGCTGGCCAGCGGGCATGCCTGCCTGGGCGCCGGACAGGACCCGGTGCGCGCCAGCTTCGAACTGGTCTTCGACCAGCCGGGCGTCGCCGCCGCCATCGTCGGCACCATCAATCCGCTGCACCTGGCCCATAATGTCGCGATGGCCGCGCAAGCCCTGAAAAAGGCCTGAACCATACATCGGCTGCAA containing:
- a CDS encoding DMT family transporter; this translates as MTNYLYLAIAIAAEVVATTSLKAVAGFSKPLPLLLVVGGYVLAFSMLVLVMRTLPVGVVYAIWSGLGIVLVSLVAMFVYGQRLDPAALLGIGLIIAGVLVIQLFSRASGH
- a CDS encoding LysR family transcriptional regulator — protein: MQWNLEQIRLFVSVAERQSFSAAARELKRVQSAVSNGIALLEADLGVTLFERSSGRQPRLTDEGRVLLAEAREVLRQCERLQGRALGLARGEEPRLRLAQDEAMPYQPVLDSLEALAQRFPSLEVQVSSGGQGDVTRRLLEEQADLGLLFHHERMPESLERRRLGSVEMVTVCGAGHPLAGLQRVSRRELAQHRQLLIVPQQSGYPGGEQISPQVWRLDSFYSMAELLMRNLGWAWLPRHVVQYPTYDRLMVELTSDWTPPALVVELVWRRNEVLGPAAAWLGETFTRHLRAIG
- the waaA gene encoding lipid IV(A) 3-deoxy-D-manno-octulosonic acid transferase — encoded protein: MNRTLYTLLFHLGLPLVALRLWWRARQAPAYAKRIGERFSLSLPEVPPGGIWVHAVSVGESIAAAPMVRALLERHPQLPVTVTCMTPTGSERIRALFGEQVRHCYLPYDLPWAAARFLDRVRPRLAVIMETELWPNHIHACAVRGIPVALANARLSERSARGYARFAGLTRPMLAELSWIAVQTEAEAERFRRLGARPECVSVTGSIKFDLRIDPQLPLAAAALREEWDATARPLWIAASTHAGEDEIVLAAHRRLLETRPDALLILVPRHPERFAGVHELCRREGFATVRRSGGEPVARATQVLLGDTMGELLFLYALADIAFVGGSLVPNGGHNLLEPAALGKPVFAGPHLFNFLDIAAQLRDAGALLEVTDAGELCDGLARLWAQPEVATAMATAGEKVLRNNQGALERLLAGLARLLGRGG
- a CDS encoding aldo/keto reductase — encoded protein: MIRDTLHDLHRPLGDTGLAVSPLGLGTVKFGRDQGVKYPSGFTIPDDREAADLLALARDLGINLIDTAPAYGRSEERLGPLLRGQREHWVIVSKVGEEFVDGQSVFDFSAAHTRRSVERSLKRLETERIELVLVHSDGNDLDILENSEVYPTLAALKREGLIGAYGLSGKTVEGGLRALREGDCAMVTYNLNERAERPVIEYAAAHAKGILVKKALASGHACLGAGQDPVRASFELVFDQPGVAAAIVGTINPLHLAHNVAMAAQALKKA
- a CDS encoding helix-turn-helix domain-containing protein; this encodes MPRPSPPDATDTPRSETHFLGTRIRGLRKRRGLTLAELAAQSELTAGYISQLERNLAYPSIPALFNIARSLGVTIQWFFASEAAVDPADAGYVVRRNTRMSVHYEDGIIDELLTLQPSRQLEILHSRFPPGTYSQQSYSHEGEEAGYILSGIFELWVGDRHFQLREGDSFSYSSQEPHRYGNPGDSDTLVLWVITPPTF
- a CDS encoding NAD(P)/FAD-dependent oxidoreductase translates to MPQALSTDILIVGGGIAGLWLNARLRRAGYATVLVESASLGGGQSVKSQGIIHGGAKYALHGALTGASEAIADMPRRWRACLGSDGELDLRGVRLLSEAHYLWSPGGLAGSLTSFFASKAVRSRVEQAKGEGLPPALRDKGFKGKAYRLTEIVFDVPDLIRRLAELAGDSLLAGERIEPLREGRELAGLCVDGREIRAQRVVLSAGAGNEALLRELGLEQPAMQRRPLHMVMVKAATLKPLYAHCLGAGPKPRITVTTHPTRDGQSVWYLGGDIAEADGVARDEAAQIAEARRELAKLLPWIDLGQAQWATLRVDRAEPAQSNLLRPDNAFLAEQGRLLVGWPTKLALAPDFADRVCARLEEDGIRPSEHAALPQLPRPPLAEPAWEVAFA